AAGCAACGCGTCGATGTTGTCCGTCGGGCGCGCGACTCGAAGGGTCGGGATAGGCATGTCGTGTTCCTAAATGAGTTGAGGGCTAGCGAGCGCGAACGACCAGGAGTGCGCCGACGAAGACAAGAGCGACGCCGAGCAGCACCGTGGAGCTGGCGGTCTTGGGCGTCCCGGTGAACCAACCGAAATGGTCGATGAAGAGTGAAGCCGCGAGTTGGCCTGAGAGCACCAGCAGGAACGTCGCGGCCAGGCCCAGCTTCGGTGCGACGACGGCGTTCATGGTGACGAAGGCAGCTCCCAGGAGGCCGGCGCACCAGTACAGCGGTGGCACGGACCGCAAAGATGCCTCCCCTGGGAGGCGGGCGCCCATCAACAGCAGAGTCAAGCCCAGTCCGAAGAGGCCGACCGCGTTGTTTGCGAGAGCTGCCCAGAGCGGACCTCCAAGGGCGTTGCGAGTCTGGCCGTTCATGACCAGCTGGATGGCCACGGCGACACCGCCCAGCAGAGCAGACAAGGAGTACAGCATCAGTTGCTTCGCCAGATTTCGCCGGTTGGAGCGTTCCCGAACGAGGCGGCCTCATCGCGGAGCAGGGCGAGACCCTCTGCGGAGGGGATGCCGCGCGAGGCATTGCCGGGGACGTCATAGGAAGGGGCGCTACCTTCTGCCCGTCCGAACGCCTCGCCAGCCCTGGCGCCAAGGGGTGAGCTGTGCTCCGTGAAGTCGAGTGTTGCGGCCATCGGGCTCTCCTGTTGTTGCCACGACAGTAATATCATTCATGTCGTCAATCCAGGAGAATGAGCAAGTCTCATTGACACCTTGAATGCTCTGCACAGTCATTTCGTTCGCGCCGAAGACTGCCTAAGCTGGAGGCCACTTGAGGAGTCAGCGATGCAACTGAATATCGAAACGTCGATTGAGATTGACACGCCGGCGGTGCTTGTTTGGTCGGTCCTTCTGGATTTCGACGCCTACCCTGAATGGAACACGTTCATGTCGAACATCCAGGGATCAATCGTTCCAGGGGAACGTGTGCGGGTGTCCATCCGTCCGCCTGGCTCCGCCAGCGTTAGCTTCAAGCCCCGGGTGCTTTCGGTGACCAGCGGGCGCGAACTGCGCTGGCTGGGCCGATTCCTCGTGCCTGGGTTGTTCGATGGAGAGCACTACTTCAGGCTCGAGCCAATGGGGACCGACCGGGTCAGGTTTGTTCACGGGGAGGTCTTCTCAGGGCTCCTTGTCAGACTTGCCAAGGACTCGCTGACGACCTCAATCCGTGAGGGCTTTGACGAAATGAACCGCGCCCTGAAGAGAAGGGCTGAATCGCTGCGTGTGGCCATGTGCAGCGGCACCTCGAGAAACGTCGATGCCAAGCGTTCTACACAACGTCTGATCGCGGCTTGAGATGCCTCACCTGACACTTGAGTATTCGGGCAACCTCTCAGGGCTCGACGTGCGGCAAGCACTCGTGTCGCTCAACGCCACATTGTTGGACAGCGGCCACTTCGACGGCCCGGACATCAAGAGCCGGGCGCTCCGGCTTGAGGATTTCCTGGTCGGCGATGGCATCCAAACGGCGGCGTTCATGCATGTCACTCTTCGACTCATCTCTGGCAGGACATCGGAAACCCGCGGCTCGCTCGCATCGGCCCTATTGAATGTGCTGACTGGCGCTCTGCCGAGGATTGCCAGCCCGTCCACGCAGCTCAGCGTGGAGGTCATAGAGCTGGACTCCGTCGTTTACGCGAAGGCGATTGTCTAATGCCCGCCTGGGCAACTTTCGACCTGTGAGAGTCGACTCAAAGGCGACCTTCGACGGACCAAGAAACTGAAGAGACTTGCCGCAGATTCAA
The sequence above is a segment of the Hydrogenophaga sp. BPS33 genome. Coding sequences within it:
- a CDS encoding DMT family transporter; translation: MLYSLSALLGGVAVAIQLVMNGQTRNALGGPLWAALANNAVGLFGLGLTLLLMGARLPGEASLRSVPPLYWCAGLLGAAFVTMNAVVAPKLGLAATFLLVLSGQLAASLFIDHFGWFTGTPKTASSTVLLGVALVFVGALLVVRAR
- a CDS encoding SRPBCC domain-containing protein, with translation MQLNIETSIEIDTPAVLVWSVLLDFDAYPEWNTFMSNIQGSIVPGERVRVSIRPPGSASVSFKPRVLSVTSGRELRWLGRFLVPGLFDGEHYFRLEPMGTDRVRFVHGEVFSGLLVRLAKDSLTTSIREGFDEMNRALKRRAESLRVAMCSGTSRNVDAKRSTQRLIAA
- a CDS encoding 5-carboxymethyl-2-hydroxymuconate Delta-isomerase gives rise to the protein MPHLTLEYSGNLSGLDVRQALVSLNATLLDSGHFDGPDIKSRALRLEDFLVGDGIQTAAFMHVTLRLISGRTSETRGSLASALLNVLTGALPRIASPSTQLSVEVIELDSVVYAKAIV